The Spartinivicinus poritis DNA window TGAAGTTTTAGAGTCCCTTTCCTTCCAAAGTGTCGTGAAAGGGCTCACAAATATGTTGGCAATACCTTATACGCTTCCCCTTATTCAGCTTTATTTTCTATCAAAGAAGCAACATCTACGTTTTTAGCTGAGAAACAGAAAGACTTAAAATAGTAGTAAATAGTTTGATAAGTATTTCCCAAGAGTCTGAACATAGCTCAACTGCTTTATTAAAATTTGAATAAACATAGTCCTTAATGTGAGGATCACATATGTTAGCATGCCCTTCATCTAGTTCTGCATGCAGCTCAATATATTCAGATATTTTTCCTTTATTTCTACTCTGAATATTAGCTGAAAAAATTTCTCCTGCTGTTTCTAAAACAGTATGAACAATTATAGCTTTCTCTACATCAGACACTAGCTGAATTTTTCTTTCAAACCAAGCACAATAGGCTTCAATATCCTGATTCTTTATATAAACAAACTTTTCAAGGTATTTATCATGGCCAATTTCTTCATCAAGGTGCTGAGAAAATATTTTCGAAAATTCTGCATCACTTACAAGGCTTTGCCTTAAAAACAAAATTTGCTGGAAACTTTGCGACCATCTTTTAAGGTAACCATAGAATACTTTCTCAAAAACCAAACCATTTTCTTGTATTTTTTTTTGTGTTTGTTGACATACTTGACGAAATTGCTCCTCAAATTTATTCTTGCTACTTATAAATGCTTCAAAATAGTTTGCAGGCTCAGATTTAACTCGATGTTTTACATCATCTGTATGATAAATAGGTTTACCGTCACTTTGAATACACAAGCACGTCAATGGCTCATTTTGATTGGCTATTAAGCCATGTAACGTTTCTGCAGGCACTGAAATAGCATCACCTTCTTGTAAGTCTGCATCATATTCACCAATACATTTACCAGCCCCTTTACAAACAATAATAAGTGATGACATAGAACGTTTATGAACTGGGATAGTTTGATTAGGCTGTAGTGATATCCAAGCAATGAACAGCTCTTTTTCAAAGCCAGAGAAAAGCGCATCTAGCTTGTTCCGTTGGTTAAAAACCTTATATTCTCCAATATCGATTGACTCACCTGATACCGAAGCATTTGTTATTGAAGGGAGCTCGTTTCGCTTAATGACTGATATCACTTTAATTTCATCCTTTATGCCTCTATACACAAAACTGTTGTGTACAGCAATCCATAACTGGTTTCCTAATGGTAAAGCAGTAAAACTTCATCCATTTTTCTCTGAGCCCTATAAAATAAAGTCAAAGATGAGCAAAGTCTATAAAGATGTCTACACAAAGCTGCTATCGGTTATAATTCAATCATTAAAGCTATGACCAATGAAGCAGCCACTAACAATACGGCACAGGTCAACTAAAGGTTGTTCCACTCAATGGCTATCGTGAAAGGGTGTTAAAAATAAGCCTCGTGTATGATCTGGACTAACAGGCTATTACCACTCTTGAAGGACCTTCCCTGGACACTCTTTAAACACCCAATTATCCAACAACCACTCCCCTACAAGCCCTCTACTTTACATAGTTATTTTTGATATCAAAAATTTCGGCATCGTTATCTTCACCACGACAGAAATGACAAACCATCTTTGTCGGTGTATTGGGTCCATAAGTCTCTTTTAGTGCATCAATGACATCAGATAATCGCAATCCAAGCGCATTTTCGTTGATGTTAATAATAGTAAAATTATTGTTTACTCCAGAGGTTGAACTATCGGTAATAGTTTGCCTTGAAATATATCGTGCAATTGCTTCATGACTTTCCATTTCTGCTGATGATGAAAGGCTATAGTCTTTCATTTTAATTTGAGAAACATCATACACTTGTGATTCATGTTTGAAGCGAACTTTATTGTCTTTTAGCTTATTTAGTAAATCAAAAACATTATCGCCTAATCCACCAGACTGCAAAATAGTATTGCTGGGTGTAGCAAAATCTAGTGCCAGCCCCTCTGGCTTGATAAACATGATAGCCTCTTTACCCGAGCCATGAGCTAATAAAACAAAAGTATCGGATATAGTTGATGCTTTATGATACGCTAAAGCAATTTCTTGACCACTGAGTTTTAATCTGCTGATATTGATATTATACTGCTGTTTAAGGCTATTGATATCATCGGCAGATAAAAAGTCATCATTGACTTTAATTCGGCCAACCACATTATTTTTTACCAAGTGGCTCCTGACCTCTTCAAAACTACTAAATGATAATGGTGTTTCACTATTGGGAGTATATAAAGTAATCTGATCTGGTGAATCTGCGTCAAAGAAAATGGTATATTGTGACACTTCTCTTTGAGAGACGTCATCAATGACTTTAACTTTATCACCTAGAAACCATGAGGCATTAAAGGTGTATTCATTTTTTCGATAATTTGCTAATAATGACTTAGCTTCTGTTAGTTGAGAAAAGGTTTTAAAGTTACTGCCTTCTCCAGGAATATATAGTTTATAAGTATTACTCTCTTCTGTTGAGGGCCAGACAAGTATTCTGGCTTCATAGTCGACTGAGCCTGGTTGTTGAGATAGTACAACAACGTCATTACCAAGATGTTGGCGAACTTCTTGTCTAAAGTTATTCAGCTGATTAATCTGTTGCCTGCGTGTTTCTTGACGCTGTATATAATTATTAATATGTGGTTCTGCATCTTCGATTGAAGAAATAACAATTGGGTGATCTTGGTCAGGAATATAAAGCGCTAACTTATTGGTATTAATATCAAAGTAAATTTCAATACTGGAAATAATTTCTAAATCGGGTTTTCGTTTAACAACCTTTACTTTATTACCATACCTCTCTTGTGCTTGCAGAGAGATGGAATCATAAGATATATGGCTATTCACTGTTGAGGTTTGTGGCCCTTCAGAATCCAGTGAAGTTAAATCAAGCTTGAATACAAACCAATAGCCATTTTGATAACGAGCATAAGCTTTACCTTGATGAAGAATAACTTCCAACTGTTTATTTTCTTTGGTGATATGAAGTTTTTTAGCGTTGTGAGCTGTATCTGCCTGAGGCGAACTCCATATTTGATTTAGCCCACTTTGTAAATTATCAGACACCTTACTTTCTAAAACAACTGGCGTCGGCTGGTTTACCTCTGCCTTCTGAGCAATACGTTGACGATTTTCAGCAGAACCCCCTCGAAATAAATGACTTATAGCTGATGATTTACGCGACAGTCTATCCCCTACCCCTGTTGATTCCAAAGTATCAGCCGTTGCTTCGATAATTGCCCCAATCCCTTCAAGCGTTTCGCTGGGGTTGTCTGCATTAGCAATGGTAACCCCACCCACACCAATGCCACCTGTAATGACAACAAAATCTAATAATTTTGCGAATTTACCTGAAGTACCTACCCCCAATATTGCTACAGTATTAGCAGCAAATTCAAACCAATACCTTAAGTCTTCGGCAAATTGCTCGTTTCGCTGTTTAAATTGGCTGTCGATATCAGCCCGCGCCGCTTTAAAATATTGATCAGCCATGGCCAGACCATAAGTATCGCCACCTACCAGCAAAAGCGTTAATTGTTCTGCTTTTTCTCTCCGCCAATGTGATAGGTCGTAGTTAAATTTACTTTTTAGTGTCCACCAGCCTGACTCATCTAGTACCAAATGTTGTTCAAAATTACTGTTATAGTAAGGATAAACCTCTCCCTTATTATTTGGGCCAGTTCTTCCACCTTTATTCGTTAGCCAGTTCCTATACCAAGTGATGGCTTCTTCTTTAGTAGCAAACCCTCCACGCACTCCATTTTTGGGCCCACCAGTAAAATGCCAGATATAAATACCTGTTGTGTCATCTACAATAAGTGCATGGTTTTTGGATGTAATAGCCGGCACATGTCCTGTACTTTTTACGCCATTAAGGTTAAAAGGCACATATCCTTTTGCGGGCAAATGTGGCACATGTGCAACCACATTTTTATCACCTTCAAGAAACTTTTCTATGACAGACACCTCTTCCAAGGTTAACTCACCAGCTTCAGCGTTTACATTTTGAGACCGGTAGGCAAGTTGTGCCGTATAAAGCAATTGATCATTAAAGCTTTGTTCAAGCATCTTCGTGCTTTCTGCTCTTACCCATGCAGTAATCATGTAAGCCCAATCAGATACATCAAGATCATCTCCTTTTAAAACACGCAGAAAAGCCTTTGATGCTTCTTTGCTAACGGGTATTGTAGGATGATTTACATGACATATTTTAACATCACTTGTGTCATCAACTATTTTCCCACTCCCACTTTTCGCACGTTGACGCTCCTCTTCAATCGTACCAGAATGCTCTACCCACTTAATATAAGAGTAAGGCGGCACACCTTTTGGAAGTCCATAGCGCTGCTTCCACCTAATTTTAGAAAAATCGATGAGACTGTGATCTTCGATATTGATAGCCATTGTACCTTTTACTGCTTGCTCAATGGTATTAGTATCAGGCCACTCTGCATGTCCAACTATACGATTGCCTTCTTTATCCAAGAGCACTGAATCTGGACCACCAGAAGGAATGGGAAATGCTGGTTGTCCAACTCTATGTGCTCCCGCCAAAAAAGAACGATTCGCTGGAGCCGAACTACCAAATGCCCGCAACTTTGCCAGTTCGAGCAGTGGCATTCTAGACCATTCAAACGTCGTAGGGCGTACTTGCCGGCCCAACCAGTCAGCACTTAATAAGGCAGTATTTGTAGGTACGGCAATATCAGCTTCTTTCATTACCCCAACAGTAACAATTATATTTCCTGGATCACTAATACCGATAGATTTAAAGTGATCTATTAAGATTTGATTGATCCGGGAATTTAAGTTAGGTAAAACAGTCGTCTCAGATATAGTCTTTAAGACATCAGAAGCAGTGTAGCTAACCGACTTTTCGTCAGTTGTTGTATGATCACATTGAGTATTACTGTAAACACTATTAACATTTACTGTCGCTATCGATATTGCTAGAACTAATGGTCTTAGTTTCATTTTAAACCTTTAGATAAAAATTCAATTATTAAACAAACGTTTGGCTATGTATGATACAGGCGCTTTTAATTTGCAATATACCCGTCGCGAATCATTTTTAGGTTTTGTTATGACCACCAAGGATGGCAGGAGCATTTAACTGTCATCGTTCCTCACCCCAATCACCTATTAATATAGGCTCATGGGGCTTCGTCACTTGATGGCCTCACCTAAAAACCCTTCGCACAGGGTATAGAAACCGCATTTAACAAAAAATTACGTGTAAATACGTAAATGCGTGTAAAGTTGTATTTTTTCTAAACATATAAGCACTTCACGAGTCATACAACTTGTGTTTCTATTCAAAGTAAAATAGTGAAACTTGTTTTAGTTTAAGGTAGCCGCAAAAAACTATACCCAATATCAAAAGATATAAAGCATACAAGCAACAAGTGTGTTATTTATCAAATACTTGCTAAATAGATAAAAAAACGAACAATAGCAAATAACAAACAGCTTTGGTTTATATATTGATTGATATTTTTTACTCTGCCTGACATTTTTACATTCTGCTTACATTACTGACAAAATATTGACTTTTAGAATTAAACGTCAATATTTATCATGTTGTCTTTATCCTTGACAAAATAAAGAACACGTCTCATCACTGCATACACACTTAAGCATTTGAAAGGGATATCAGGGCTAGCACGGTTATTGAAATAGGTAAACTTTTTACTAATATCATGTCTATAAGAA harbors:
- a CDS encoding cupin domain-containing protein; translated protein: MTNASVSGESIDIGEYKVFNQRNKLDALFSGFEKELFIAWISLQPNQTIPVHKRSMSSLIIVCKGAGKCIGEYDADLQEGDAISVPAETLHGLIANQNEPLTCLCIQSDGKPIYHTDDVKHRVKSEPANYFEAFISSKNKFEEQFRQVCQQTQKKIQENGLVFEKVFYGYLKRWSQSFQQILFLRQSLVSDAEFSKIFSQHLDEEIGHDKYLEKFVYIKNQDIEAYCAWFERKIQLVSDVEKAIIVHTVLETAGEIFSANIQSRNKGKISEYIELHAELDEGHANICDPHIKDYVYSNFNKAVELCSDSWEILIKLFTTILSLSVSQLKT